In one Balaenoptera musculus isolate JJ_BM4_2016_0621 chromosome 20, mBalMus1.pri.v3, whole genome shotgun sequence genomic region, the following are encoded:
- the TSR1 gene encoding pre-rRNA-processing protein TSR1 homolog isoform X1 codes for MAAHRSGPLKQQNKAHKGGRHRGRGSAQRDGKGRLALKTLSKKVRKDLSKVDQRHRTSQLRKQKKEAVLAEKRQLGSKDGPPHQILVVPLHNRISLPEVFRLLQDRDTGTVHLNEWGSTHSFMLLCPRLKHRWFFTSARPGDLHTVLDMAKVADTILFLLDPLEGWDSTGDYCLSCLFAQGLPTYTLAVQGVSGFPLKKQTDVRKKLSKAVEKRFPDDKLLLLDTQQEAGMLLRQLANQKQRHLAFRDRHAYLFAHAADFVPSEENNLVGTLKISGYVRGQALNVNSLLHIIGHGDFQMKQIDAPMDPFPLNPRVIKSPKDPGMAMEICATDAVADMEEDLKVLMKADPDRQESLQTEVIPDPMEGEQTWPTEEELSEANDLLKESSKVVKKVPKGTSSYQAEWILDEDGESGGEGDEYDDIEHEDFMEEESQDEGSEKEEEEECETVTIGESVRDDLYDEKVDEEAEGKMLEKYKQERLEEMFPDEVDTPRDVAARIRFQKYRGLKSFRTSPWDPKENLPQDYARIFQFQNFINTRRRIFKEIEEKEVEGAEVGWYVTLHVSEVPVSVVEHFKRGAPLIAFSLLPHEQKMSVLNMVVSRHPGNTEPVKAKEQLIFHCGFRRFRASPLFSQHTAADKHKFQRFLTADLALVVTVYAPITFPPASVMLFKQNSNGMHSLIATGHLLSVDPDRMVIKRVVLSGHPFKIFTKMAVVRYMFFNREDVLWFKPVELRTKWGRRGHIKEPLGTHGHMKCSFDGKLKSQDTVLMNLYKRVFPKWTYDPYVPEPVPWVKSEISSTVPEMDME; via the exons ATGGCGGCTCATCGCTCTGGCCCGCTTAAGCAGCAGAATAAAGCTCATAAAGGCGGGCGGCATCGGGGTCGGGGATCCGCGCAGCGGGACGGCAAGG GCCGTCTAGCACTGAAAACCCTAAGCAAGAAGGTGAGAAAAGATCTCAGCAAAGTGGACCAGAGGCATCGCACCAGTCAGCTCCGAAAGCAGAAGAAGGAGGCG GTTTTGGCAGAAAAGAGACAGCTCGGCAGCAAGGATGGCCCTCCTCATCAGATACTGGTGGTTCCCCTGCACAACAGGATTTCCCTGCCAGAGGTCTTTCGACTGCTTCAGGATAGGGACACTGGAACAGTACACTTGAATGAATGGGGAAGCACCCATAGCTTTATGCTGTTATGCCCCCGCTTGAAACATCGGTGGTTTTTTACATCTGCAAGGCCAG GGGATCTGCACACTGTGTTAGACATGGCTAAAGTGGCTGATACCATCCTGTTCCTCCTTGATCCACTAGAAGGCTGGGATAGCACTGGGGATTACTgcctttcctgcctctttgctCAGGGCCTTCCCACTTATA CATTAGCTGTCCAGGGGGTTTCGGGCTTCCCACTGAAGAAACAAACAGATGTCAGGAAGAAGCTAAGTAAAGCAGTGGAGAAGCGCTTTCCTGATGACAAACTCCTCCTGTTAGACACTCAACAGGAGGCAGGGATGCTGCTCAGGCAGTTGGCTAACCAAAAGCAACGGCATCTTGCCTTTCGAGATCGGCACGCCTACCTATTTGCTCATGCTGCTGACTTTGTGCCTAGTGAAGAGAATAACTTGGTGGGCACCTTGAAGATCTCAGGCTATGTTCGTGGGCAGGCTCTGAATGTAAATAGCTTGCTGCATATCATTGGACATGGTGATTTCCAGATGAAACAGATAGATGCCCCTATGGACCCTTTCCCTTTAAATCCTAGAGTGATCAAGTCCCCAAAGGACCCAGGCATGGCAATGGAG ATTTGTGCTACAGATGCTGTAGCTGATATGGAGGAAGACCTGAAGGTCCTAATGAAGGCAGACCCTGACAGACAAGAATCTTTGCAAACAGAGGTTATCCCAGATCCAATGGAGGGGGAACAGACCTGGCCCACGGAGGAGGAGCTGAGTGAAGCAAATG ACTTATTGAAGGAAAGTTCCAAGGTAGTAAAGAAGGTTCCCAAAGGAACATCCAGTTATCAAGCTGAATGGATTTTGGATGAGGATGGCGAAAGTGGTGGGGAAGGAGATGAGTATGATGATATAGAACATGAGGATTTTATGGAAGAGGAATCTCAG GATGAGGGtagtgaaaaggaagaagaggaggaatgtGAAACTGTGACTATAGGAGAGTCTGTGCGTGATGATCTGTATGATGAGAAAGTGGATGAAGAGGCTGAGGGGAAAATGCTGgagaaatataaacaagaaaGACTGGAAGAGATGTTTCCAGATGAAGTAGATACGCCCCGTGACGTGGCTGCTAGAATTCG ATTTCAGAAATACAGAGGCCTCAAGAGCTTCCGGACATCTCCATGGGATCCTAAGGAAAACCTCCCTCAAGATTATGCTCGGATCTTTCAGTTTCAGAACTTTATTAATACTAGGAGACGCATCTTTAAAGAGATTGAAGAAAAAGAGGTTGAAGGAGCTGAG GTTGGCTGGTATGTCACACTTCATGTCTCTGAAGTCCCTGTCTCAGTGGTTGAGCACTTCAAGCGAGGTGCACCCTTGATTGCATTTTCTTTACTGCCTCATGAACAGAAG ATGTCAGTACTTAATATGGTGGTGAGCCGGCACCCTGGCAACACTGAACCTGTGAAAGCTAAAGAGCAGCTGATCTTCCACTGTGGATTCAGGCGCTTCCGAGCCTCACCTTTATTCTCTCAGCACACTGCAG CGGATAAACATAAATTTCAGAGATTCCTGACTGCTGACTTGGCCCTGGTGGTGACAGTATATGCCCCTATCACTTTTCCTCCTGCATCTGTGATGCTTTTCAAACAGAACAGCAATG GAATGCACAGCCTCATTGCCACAGGCCATCTGTTGTCAGTGGATCCAGACAGAATGGTCATCAAGAGAGTTGTTCTGAGTGGTCATCCTTTCAAAATTTTTACTAAGATGGCAGTGGTGCGTTACATGTTCTTCAACAGAG AGGATGTGCTGTGGTTTAAACCAGTGGAACTGAGAACAAAGTGGGGCCGTAGGGGACACATCAAGGAGCCTTTAG GTACTCATGGCCACATGAAGTGCAGTTTTGATGGGAAGCTAAAATCTCAGGacacagtactgatgaacctctATAAAAGAGTTTTCCCCAAATGGACTTATGATCCATATGTACCAGAACCAGTACCTTGGGTGAAAAGTGAGATTTCTTCAACAGTGCCTGAAATGGACATGGAATAA
- the SRR gene encoding serine racemase isoform X1, with the protein MKPTCRKQQRTMCDQYCISFADVEKAHINIRNFIHLTPVLTSSILNQVTGRNLFFKCELFQKTGSFKIRGALNAIRGLISATSEEKPKAVVTHSSGNHGQALSYAARLQGIPAYIVVPETAPNCKKLAIQGYGASIVYSEQSDESRENVTKRIVEETKGIMVHPNQEPAVIAGQGTIAMEVLNQVPLVDALVVPVGGGGMVAGIAITVKALRPSVKVYAAEPLNANDCYQSKLKGELTPNPYPPETIADGVRSSIGLNTWPIIRDLVDDVFTVTEDEIKYATQLVWERMKLLIEPTAGVGVAAVLSQHFQTVSAEVKNICIVLSGGNVDLTSLTWVKQAEKPAL; encoded by the exons ATGAAGCCGACATGCAGAAAGCAGCAGAG AACCATGTGTGATCAGTACTGCATCTCCTTTGCTGACGTTGAAAAAGCACATATCAACATTCGAAATTTTATCCACCTCACACCAGTACTAACAAGCTCCATTTTGAATCAAGTAACAGGGCGTAATCTTTTCTTCAAATGtgaactcttccagaaaactggaTCTTTTAAG ATTCGTGGTGCCCTTAATGCAATCAGAGGCTTGATTTCTGCCACTTCAGAAGAGAAGCCCAAAGCTGTTGTTACTCACAGCAGTGGAAACCATGGCCAGGCTCTCTCCTATGCTGCCAGGTTGCAAG GGATTCCTGCTTATATTGTAGTGCCCGAAACAGCTCCCAACTGTAAAAAATTGGCGATACAAGGCTATGGAGCCTCTATAGTATACAGTGAACAGAGCGACGAG TCCAGAGAAAATGTTACAAAAAGAATTGtggaagaaacaaaaggcatcatGGTACATCCCAACCAGGAGCCTGCAGTGATAGCTGGGCAAGGGACAATTGCCATGGAAGTCCTAAACCAG GTTCCCTTGGTAGATGCACTGGTGGTACCtgtaggaggaggaggaatggttGCTGGAATAGCAATTACAGTTAAG GCTCTGAGACCTAGTGTCAAGGTATATGCTGCTGAACCCTTGAATGCAAATGACTGCTACCAGTCCAAACTGAAAGGGGAACTGACCCCCAATCCCTATCCTCCAGAAACCATAGCAGATGGTGTCAGATCCAGCATTGGCTTAAACACCTGGCCTATTATAAGGGACCTCGTGGATGACGTCTTCACTGTCACAGAGGATGAAATTAAG TATGCAACCCAGCTGGTGTGGGAGAGGATGAAATTGCTTATTGAACCTACAGCTGGTGTTGGAGTGGCCGCTGTGCTGTCTCAGCATTTTCAAACAGTTTCCGCAGAAGTAAAGAACATTTGTATTGTGCTCAGTGGTGGAAATGTAGACttaacttccctaacttgggtgAAGCAGGCTGAAAAGCCAGCTCTTTAG
- the TSR1 gene encoding pre-rRNA-processing protein TSR1 homolog isoform X2: MLLCPRLKHRWFFTSARPGDLHTVLDMAKVADTILFLLDPLEGWDSTGDYCLSCLFAQGLPTYTLAVQGVSGFPLKKQTDVRKKLSKAVEKRFPDDKLLLLDTQQEAGMLLRQLANQKQRHLAFRDRHAYLFAHAADFVPSEENNLVGTLKISGYVRGQALNVNSLLHIIGHGDFQMKQIDAPMDPFPLNPRVIKSPKDPGMAMEICATDAVADMEEDLKVLMKADPDRQESLQTEVIPDPMEGEQTWPTEEELSEANDLLKESSKVVKKVPKGTSSYQAEWILDEDGESGGEGDEYDDIEHEDFMEEESQDEGSEKEEEEECETVTIGESVRDDLYDEKVDEEAEGKMLEKYKQERLEEMFPDEVDTPRDVAARIRFQKYRGLKSFRTSPWDPKENLPQDYARIFQFQNFINTRRRIFKEIEEKEVEGAEVGWYVTLHVSEVPVSVVEHFKRGAPLIAFSLLPHEQKMSVLNMVVSRHPGNTEPVKAKEQLIFHCGFRRFRASPLFSQHTAADKHKFQRFLTADLALVVTVYAPITFPPASVMLFKQNSNGMHSLIATGHLLSVDPDRMVIKRVVLSGHPFKIFTKMAVVRYMFFNREDVLWFKPVELRTKWGRRGHIKEPLGTHGHMKCSFDGKLKSQDTVLMNLYKRVFPKWTYDPYVPEPVPWVKSEISSTVPEMDME, encoded by the exons ATGCTGTTATGCCCCCGCTTGAAACATCGGTGGTTTTTTACATCTGCAAGGCCAG GGGATCTGCACACTGTGTTAGACATGGCTAAAGTGGCTGATACCATCCTGTTCCTCCTTGATCCACTAGAAGGCTGGGATAGCACTGGGGATTACTgcctttcctgcctctttgctCAGGGCCTTCCCACTTATA CATTAGCTGTCCAGGGGGTTTCGGGCTTCCCACTGAAGAAACAAACAGATGTCAGGAAGAAGCTAAGTAAAGCAGTGGAGAAGCGCTTTCCTGATGACAAACTCCTCCTGTTAGACACTCAACAGGAGGCAGGGATGCTGCTCAGGCAGTTGGCTAACCAAAAGCAACGGCATCTTGCCTTTCGAGATCGGCACGCCTACCTATTTGCTCATGCTGCTGACTTTGTGCCTAGTGAAGAGAATAACTTGGTGGGCACCTTGAAGATCTCAGGCTATGTTCGTGGGCAGGCTCTGAATGTAAATAGCTTGCTGCATATCATTGGACATGGTGATTTCCAGATGAAACAGATAGATGCCCCTATGGACCCTTTCCCTTTAAATCCTAGAGTGATCAAGTCCCCAAAGGACCCAGGCATGGCAATGGAG ATTTGTGCTACAGATGCTGTAGCTGATATGGAGGAAGACCTGAAGGTCCTAATGAAGGCAGACCCTGACAGACAAGAATCTTTGCAAACAGAGGTTATCCCAGATCCAATGGAGGGGGAACAGACCTGGCCCACGGAGGAGGAGCTGAGTGAAGCAAATG ACTTATTGAAGGAAAGTTCCAAGGTAGTAAAGAAGGTTCCCAAAGGAACATCCAGTTATCAAGCTGAATGGATTTTGGATGAGGATGGCGAAAGTGGTGGGGAAGGAGATGAGTATGATGATATAGAACATGAGGATTTTATGGAAGAGGAATCTCAG GATGAGGGtagtgaaaaggaagaagaggaggaatgtGAAACTGTGACTATAGGAGAGTCTGTGCGTGATGATCTGTATGATGAGAAAGTGGATGAAGAGGCTGAGGGGAAAATGCTGgagaaatataaacaagaaaGACTGGAAGAGATGTTTCCAGATGAAGTAGATACGCCCCGTGACGTGGCTGCTAGAATTCG ATTTCAGAAATACAGAGGCCTCAAGAGCTTCCGGACATCTCCATGGGATCCTAAGGAAAACCTCCCTCAAGATTATGCTCGGATCTTTCAGTTTCAGAACTTTATTAATACTAGGAGACGCATCTTTAAAGAGATTGAAGAAAAAGAGGTTGAAGGAGCTGAG GTTGGCTGGTATGTCACACTTCATGTCTCTGAAGTCCCTGTCTCAGTGGTTGAGCACTTCAAGCGAGGTGCACCCTTGATTGCATTTTCTTTACTGCCTCATGAACAGAAG ATGTCAGTACTTAATATGGTGGTGAGCCGGCACCCTGGCAACACTGAACCTGTGAAAGCTAAAGAGCAGCTGATCTTCCACTGTGGATTCAGGCGCTTCCGAGCCTCACCTTTATTCTCTCAGCACACTGCAG CGGATAAACATAAATTTCAGAGATTCCTGACTGCTGACTTGGCCCTGGTGGTGACAGTATATGCCCCTATCACTTTTCCTCCTGCATCTGTGATGCTTTTCAAACAGAACAGCAATG GAATGCACAGCCTCATTGCCACAGGCCATCTGTTGTCAGTGGATCCAGACAGAATGGTCATCAAGAGAGTTGTTCTGAGTGGTCATCCTTTCAAAATTTTTACTAAGATGGCAGTGGTGCGTTACATGTTCTTCAACAGAG AGGATGTGCTGTGGTTTAAACCAGTGGAACTGAGAACAAAGTGGGGCCGTAGGGGACACATCAAGGAGCCTTTAG GTACTCATGGCCACATGAAGTGCAGTTTTGATGGGAAGCTAAAATCTCAGGacacagtactgatgaacctctATAAAAGAGTTTTCCCCAAATGGACTTATGATCCATATGTACCAGAACCAGTACCTTGGGTGAAAAGTGAGATTTCTTCAACAGTGCCTGAAATGGACATGGAATAA
- the SRR gene encoding serine racemase isoform X2 — protein sequence MCDQYCISFADVEKAHINIRNFIHLTPVLTSSILNQVTGRNLFFKCELFQKTGSFKIRGALNAIRGLISATSEEKPKAVVTHSSGNHGQALSYAARLQGIPAYIVVPETAPNCKKLAIQGYGASIVYSEQSDESRENVTKRIVEETKGIMVHPNQEPAVIAGQGTIAMEVLNQVPLVDALVVPVGGGGMVAGIAITVKALRPSVKVYAAEPLNANDCYQSKLKGELTPNPYPPETIADGVRSSIGLNTWPIIRDLVDDVFTVTEDEIKYATQLVWERMKLLIEPTAGVGVAAVLSQHFQTVSAEVKNICIVLSGGNVDLTSLTWVKQAEKPAL from the exons ATGTGTGATCAGTACTGCATCTCCTTTGCTGACGTTGAAAAAGCACATATCAACATTCGAAATTTTATCCACCTCACACCAGTACTAACAAGCTCCATTTTGAATCAAGTAACAGGGCGTAATCTTTTCTTCAAATGtgaactcttccagaaaactggaTCTTTTAAG ATTCGTGGTGCCCTTAATGCAATCAGAGGCTTGATTTCTGCCACTTCAGAAGAGAAGCCCAAAGCTGTTGTTACTCACAGCAGTGGAAACCATGGCCAGGCTCTCTCCTATGCTGCCAGGTTGCAAG GGATTCCTGCTTATATTGTAGTGCCCGAAACAGCTCCCAACTGTAAAAAATTGGCGATACAAGGCTATGGAGCCTCTATAGTATACAGTGAACAGAGCGACGAG TCCAGAGAAAATGTTACAAAAAGAATTGtggaagaaacaaaaggcatcatGGTACATCCCAACCAGGAGCCTGCAGTGATAGCTGGGCAAGGGACAATTGCCATGGAAGTCCTAAACCAG GTTCCCTTGGTAGATGCACTGGTGGTACCtgtaggaggaggaggaatggttGCTGGAATAGCAATTACAGTTAAG GCTCTGAGACCTAGTGTCAAGGTATATGCTGCTGAACCCTTGAATGCAAATGACTGCTACCAGTCCAAACTGAAAGGGGAACTGACCCCCAATCCCTATCCTCCAGAAACCATAGCAGATGGTGTCAGATCCAGCATTGGCTTAAACACCTGGCCTATTATAAGGGACCTCGTGGATGACGTCTTCACTGTCACAGAGGATGAAATTAAG TATGCAACCCAGCTGGTGTGGGAGAGGATGAAATTGCTTATTGAACCTACAGCTGGTGTTGGAGTGGCCGCTGTGCTGTCTCAGCATTTTCAAACAGTTTCCGCAGAAGTAAAGAACATTTGTATTGTGCTCAGTGGTGGAAATGTAGACttaacttccctaacttgggtgAAGCAGGCTGAAAAGCCAGCTCTTTAG